The stretch of DNA CGAGCGCGGCACCCTCCGCCACCACCTCACGGGTCGGCCAGTCGAAGGGGCCCGAGGCGAGGAGTGGTGCGGTGAGCGCCGTCTGATCGAGCCGCCCGCGCAGTCCGGGGAAGCTGCGCACAGCGGTCCAGAAGAAGGATTCCGGATCGCGGGCGACGTCGCGCCCGTAGCGCCGCGCGTCCACGACGAGCGTGAGGTTGAACGCTGGACCGGGGCGGGCGCTGGGGCCGGGCGCGGCGCCCTGCGCGGGCCGGGCGGGTGAGCAGGCTTCGACGGGCGCGAGCCCGGCGCAACACCCGTCACCCAGGTGCATCTCGCCCGTGACGGAGGCCTTGATGCCGCGGGCGTGGGCCGTCAGGGAGAGCTTGCGCAGCCGGGGCGCGCGGCGCAGCAACCCGAGGCGACGGGCGACGATCGAGCGCAGCCCGTCAGCGCCCAGGACCAGCCGCGCGCCGAGCCGGAACGGCTCGCCATCCAACATGCGGCCGGCCACGCCCGCCACAGCGCCGCGCTCGCCGCGCGCGATGTCCGTAACGCGGCCAAGCGTGAGGAGCCGGGCACCTGCCAGCACGGCGGCGTCCACCAGTACAAGGTCCAGCCTGGAGCGTTCCAGGGCGATGCCCCTAGCTACGCGCGCGTCGCCGCCTGCGGCGGCGGCAAAACTGGCCGTGAACTCCCGCCCGCCAGGAGCCACAATGCGCCAGCCGTCAAGGTGCGCTGGCGCCCGCGCCTCGACCTGCGCCAGCACTCCGAGGCGGTCGAGCACAGGCGAGGCTTCCGGGCTCAGGCAGTCGCCGCAGGCTTTGGCGCGGGGGAATTCGTGCCGGTCGAGCAAGAGCACGTCGTGCCCGAGACGTGCGAGGAGCAGCGCCGCGGCCGCGCCGGCGGGGCCGGCGCCGACCACGATCACATCGGCAGAGGAGGAAGAGCGGCTCACGTCCGCCGGATCTCCCGTTGCCGCCTGCTTTCCGCGTCCACGAGCACGAGCCGGTGGAAGAAGTGGCGGTGCACGCGCGGGTGCGGCAGCCCGGCGCGGCGGGCGAGATCCAGCAGCTCGGCGGGCGTGAACGCGCGCAGCACGGAGAGCGGGGCATCGTGGCGGACCAGCCGGTTCCTGCGCCACAGCGTCGCGCCCAGGAACCGGGCGCCCAGGTAGTTGGGCCAGTCGCGCTCGAGTTCTCCCACCAGCAGGCCGCTGCGGGCTACGCGCCGGAGCTCCTGCAGCGCGCGGATTTGCTGCCCCCCCTCCAGGTGGTGCAGCGCCAGCGAGAGCAAGGCCACATCGTAAGAATCGTCGGGGTAGGGCAGCTCCAGGGCATCCGCGCGCTCGACCGTGATCTCCGGGTAGGCGGCGCTGCTGCGCCGGGCGATCTCGAGCATCTGCGGGTGCAGGTCCGTGGCCACAATTTGCACCGGTCGGCGACGGCGCCGGGCCCAATCGGCGATGGCCCGCGGCAAGTCTGCCGAGCCGGTGCCCACGTCCAGGATGCGTGCCGGCCGGGCGCGGGGCAGCAACTGCAGGAGGTGGCGCAGCAGCGCGCGCCGCCCGCCCAGCCAGCGGTTGACGGCTGCGATCTGGCGCAGCGTCACGTCCAGCTCGAGGGGGTCGTGGACAGCCGCGTCCAGCAGCTCCCCCACGTGCTCCGCCCGTGGCGGCCGGCTCACGGCGGGCCCGCGGGCCGGCGCCCCTGCTGCGTCAGCCCACTGTCCGGCTCGACGTGGACCACGACCTCGCGCGCGCTCACCTCGCGCGCCACGCGACGCTCGACCTCGTCCGCAATGGCATGCGCGCTCTCCACATCCAGCTTCCGGGAGACGGCAATGGTCAGTTCCGCGAAGATCTCGCCTTCCCGGCCGCGCGAGCGCACGGCGTAGGCGCCCTTCACGCCTGGGGTATCGAGCGCGATCCGGCGGATGGTGCGCGCCTCGACCGCTCGCTGGTCCACCAGCACGGGCACCGTGGTCTTGAGAATGCGCCAGCCGGCGCGGGCAATGACCAGGGCCACGAGCAACGTGAAGGCGGCGTCGGCGCGGGGGTAGCCCGCCGCGACGAGTCCCAGTCCCACGAGCACGCCCAGGGAGGCGTAGACGTCGGAGCGCGTGTGCGCCGCGTCCGCGAGCAGGATCTCGCTGCCCAGCTCGCGGCCGCGCCGTGCTTCGTATCTCGAGACGACTGCGCTCACGACTGCCGAGCCGACCATCGCTGCCACGACGAAGGGCGTGGCTTCCGGGCGCCCGGCGCCCGTGACCAGGCGGCCGATGGCCGCGCTCACCAGCTCGAAGACCGAGACGGACAGGAAAGCGACGACGCCCAGGGCGCCCAAGGTCTCGAATTTGGCATGGCCGTAAGGGTGCTCCTCGTCGGGCGCCCGCGCCGCCACCCGCGCCAGCGCCAGCCCCAACAGATTGTTCCACGCGTCCACCGAGGAGTGCGCTGCCTCGGCCACCACGCTGAGCGTGTGGGCCAGGAGGCCGCCCGCCGCCTTGGCCGCGACCACGGCCAGGTTGGCCAGCAGCGTCCAGGCGAGCACGCGCCGTATCTCGCGATGACGGGATTCCCGCACGGCGTAGTCGGAGGCCACTCGTGCAACCACGTCCCGTATCGCCTCCGCTCGCTTTTCCTGGGGTGCCCGCTCACGGACTCCAGATACCGTGCCGCACGCCGGGCGGCTCCGCCCCGGCGTGCGGGCGGGTCAAGATGCCCGCCGGCGCAGGGCAAGGCAAGGCGGGGCTTATGCTCGCGCGGCGCGCAGCTTTGCCGCCGCTGCCGCGACTGCCCCCTGCAGCGCCTGTACATCCAGCGGGATGACCACTCCGTCCCGGTAGAGCACCCGCCCCCTCACCACGGTCAGCGCCACGTCTGGCGCGCGGGCGGCGTAGAAGAGCGCGGCCAGCGGCTCGTGCACCGGCGTGACATGGGCGCCGGCAAGCGAGATGGCGCAGAGATCGGCATCCTTGCCCGGCTCCAGGGAGCCGATCCGGCCGTCGAGTCCCAGCGCGCGGGCGCCGTCCAGCGTGGCCAGGCGCAGCAACTGGTCGGCCGGCAGCGCAGTCGCCGAGCCGAGTCGCGCGCGCTGCAGCATCTGGGCGAGCCGCGCCTCTTCCAGGAGGTCCATGCGGTTGTTGCTGGCCGCCGAGTCGGACCCCAGCCCGACGGCAATGCCGGCGGCCAGCATCTCGGGGACCGGCGCTATGCCGTGGCCCAGCCGGGTGTTGGCAGCAGGGCAATGGGCGACCGTGGCGCCGCTTGCGGCAATGCGCGTCACGTCCCCGCCGTCCACCCGCACACCATGGATGAGGAGCGGCCGGGTGCGCAGCACGCTGAGCCGGTCCAGCAACACGATGGTCGAGCTGCCGCGCGGCGGAGTGTCGATGCCGCGGGCGCGCAGCCCCGTGGCGAATGGCCCGGCGCCCTCCTGCACCAGCCGCTCCTCCGCCTCGGCTTCGGCCGCATGCACGGCTACCGGGAGCGATTCCGCGAGCGCGTACTCCACGGCTACGCGGAAGAGCGAGTCCGACACTGTGTAGACGGCGTGCGGCGAGATGCCGACGCGGACCAGCTCGGTCTCACGCGCACGCATGCTCTCGACTCGCGCCCGCAGATCCGCCAGGGAATCCTCCGCCTGCGCTGGGGCAGGGCCGAAGACCTCCCGGTAGACGACGCCGCGCATGCCGGCCTCGCGCAGCGCGTCGAACGCCGCACCCGACTCCTCCGTCGCCGCCAGCGTGGTGATCCCGGCGGCCAGCGCCTCGATGCAGCTCCAGCGGGCGGCGACGCCATACTCCTCGGGCGTAAGGGCGGCGGCGCGCTTGACCGCCATGAGCGCGGCAATCCACTCCTGGAACGGCAGGTCCTCGAGCAGCCCGCGGAACGCGGTCAGCTCGGGATGGGCGTGTACGTTGACCAGCCCCGGCAGCAGCGCCGCCTGGCCCAGGTCGATGCGTTCCGCCCCGTCAGGCGCGGGCACCGCCGCTGCCGGCCCTACTGCGGCGATCCGCCCACCACTGTCCACGAGCACCGCGCCCTGCGCGATCGGGGGGGAGGTCACGGGTAGCACCCAACGGGCGGTGTAGAGCGAGGGGCGGAGCACCATGGGCCGCAAGATGGGATCGGGGGGTGCGCCTGGGAAGTGCGCTGCCCCGGTCACGACTTCGGGGCGCGCGTGCTGGCCCGGACTCCGAGCGAAGGCGCGCGGGGTCTGCTCTGAGGCGCGCGGAGCGTGTGGCGTAGAGGCGGTGGGTGGTGAACGGAGGGGGGCTGGTGGGCGCGTCATCGCGCAGCTCGCCGAAGGGCAGACCCCGGCGCCGGAGCGCGCTCGGGCAAGTCTGGAAACGGTTAATCCCGCGACTCAGTTGGGGAAATGGAAGAGGTCGCCCGAGAGGGAGGACTGACGGGAGCGCAGCATCTGCGGCGTGCCGAATACGCCCGTGAGGCCGAGCAGCTCGCCTATCGAGAAGAGCAGGCGCGGCCCGTCTCCTGACTCGCCGTTGAGCGGCACAGCGAAGTCGATGCGGTAGGTGGTGCGGCCGCCCGCGGGGAAGGAGCCGCGCAGACCGAAGCCGGCGGCGCTGCGCCACCCCGAGTCGCGGCCGAAGGGGGCGTCGCCCGGCCAGACCCGGCCCAGGTCCAGGAAGACGGTTGTGCCCAGGTCCAGCACGTCGCGGAGCGGCCAGCCGATGTAGACACGGTCCTCGAGAGTGAAGAGCGCGCGGCGCCCGCCGGGAAAGCGTTCGTTGCCGTAGCCTCGCACGCCCAGATCGCCGCCCAGCGTGAGCTGGAAGGGGGCACGCGTATGCCAGCCGCCGGCGCCGCGGGCGAGCAGCACGAGAGTATGGCGAGGCAGGCTTTCCGGCTGCCAGTAGCCGAGCAGCCCGGCTTCGGCCAGCACGTCCTCCCATTCTGGGGAGGGCGGCGCGGCATCGAGGTCACGGCGGCCGTCGAGCCGCAACCGGCCGGTGACCAGGGACCGGCCGGATTCCAGCCCGGTGTAGATGACCAGCGTGCTGAACAGGTCGTCGTCCCGCTCGAGGCCGGGCAGCGCGCGGCCCAGCGCCAGCTCGACTTCGGCGCCCAGCCGCACGTCCTGCTGGCCCTGCAGCGCGTCCAGGCCTCGCCGCTTCACCCACCAGATGTTGCGCTGCCCGAGGAGCAGGAAGGCGCGCAGGTTGTGGAGCTCCTCCATCTGGCGCTGGACCCGCGCCGCCAGGGCGCTATCCGCGACCACGCGGTCATCGAAGTCGTCGTCCCGGACGAGCTCGACCGGCCCCGGGTAGGTCAGCTCCTGGAAGCTCAGCCCCAGGCCGAGCAGCGTGAGGTTGCCGCGCCGGCCGAAGCGGGTGAGCGCGGCGACGTCGACCGCCTTGTCGCGGACCGGTGCCAGCACGTGCCGCTCGCGCCCGCGGCTCGAGTCCACGTAGTCGAAGAAGCGGTCCTCTCGCCGGAAGCTCTGCCGTCCCGCCCAGTGCCCCACCTCGCCCACGAACGGGTAGGCCAGTGCCTGGTTCGCGAACGTGCCGGCGCGGGTGCGGCCGCCCGAGGCGCGCAGGTCCCAGCGCGTGCCGGCGAGCTGCGGTGTCTCGTAGAGCATACCGTAGTCGCGCGTGACCTCTCGTTCGCGGTAGAAGAGGCCCACCGCCCGGCCCGTGCCCAGCAGGTTGCCCTCCCGCAGGCGGAACCCCTCGAAGTCCAGCCCG from Gemmatimonadota bacterium encodes:
- a CDS encoding cation transporter, which encodes MVARVASDYAVRESRHREIRRVLAWTLLANLAVVAAKAAGGLLAHTLSVVAEAAHSSVDAWNNLLGLALARVAARAPDEEHPYGHAKFETLGALGVVAFLSVSVFELVSAAIGRLVTGAGRPEATPFVVAAMVGSAVVSAVVSRYEARRGRELGSEILLADAAHTRSDVYASLGVLVGLGLVAAGYPRADAAFTLLVALVIARAGWRILKTTVPVLVDQRAVEARTIRRIALDTPGVKGAYAVRSRGREGEIFAELTIAVSRKLDVESAHAIADEVERRVAREVSAREVVVHVEPDSGLTQQGRRPAGPP
- a CDS encoding FAD-dependent monooxygenase; the protein is MSRSSSSADVIVVGAGPAGAAAALLLARLGHDVLLLDRHEFPRAKACGDCLSPEASPVLDRLGVLAQVEARAPAHLDGWRIVAPGGREFTASFAAAAGGDARVARGIALERSRLDLVLVDAAVLAGARLLTLGRVTDIARGERGAVAGVAGRMLDGEPFRLGARLVLGADGLRSIVARRLGLLRRAPRLRKLSLTAHARGIKASVTGEMHLGDGCCAGLAPVEACSPARPAQGAAPGPSARPGPAFNLTLVVDARRYGRDVARDPESFFWTAVRSFPGLRGRLDQTALTAPLLASGPFDWPTREVVAEGAALVGDAAGYYDPFTGQGIYQALACAELLAEEADAALRAGDVSAARLRRYAVRHRDLVRGPRRLQHLIEGITSRPRLARAAIARLASRPAMAQALIAATGDLLPPRSLLSPRLLLSFLAPWPAPEAAV
- a CDS encoding methyltransferase domain-containing protein — translated: MSRPPRAEHVGELLDAAVHDPLELDVTLRQIAAVNRWLGGRRALLRHLLQLLPRARPARILDVGTGSADLPRAIADWARRRRRPVQIVATDLHPQMLEIARRSSAAYPEITVERADALELPYPDDSYDVALLSLALHHLEGGQQIRALQELRRVARSGLLVGELERDWPNYLGARFLGATLWRRNRLVRHDAPLSVLRAFTPAELLDLARRAGLPHPRVHRHFFHRLVLVDAESRRQREIRRT
- a CDS encoding amidohydrolase family protein yields the protein MTSPPIAQGAVLVDSGGRIAAVGPAAAVPAPDGAERIDLGQAALLPGLVNVHAHPELTAFRGLLEDLPFQEWIAALMAVKRAAALTPEEYGVAARWSCIEALAAGITTLAATEESGAAFDALREAGMRGVVYREVFGPAPAQAEDSLADLRARVESMRARETELVRVGISPHAVYTVSDSLFRVAVEYALAESLPVAVHAAEAEAEERLVQEGAGPFATGLRARGIDTPPRGSSTIVLLDRLSVLRTRPLLIHGVRVDGGDVTRIAASGATVAHCPAANTRLGHGIAPVPEMLAAGIAVGLGSDSAASNNRMDLLEEARLAQMLQRARLGSATALPADQLLRLATLDGARALGLDGRIGSLEPGKDADLCAISLAGAHVTPVHEPLAALFYAARAPDVALTVVRGRVLYRDGVVIPLDVQALQGAVAAAAAKLRAARA
- a CDS encoding BamA/TamA family outer membrane protein: MRRTAILAALGCLAPAAAGAQQTLPAGARAADGAACLTGPISFIFIDNHSIFDTSDPALDRRFSWAYRLANSLHVRTRPSLIRRELLFTLGDCYDPALLDESERLLRGYGFLSHVDVYGVRQPDGSYHVLVDTQDEWSTRLDLRVRLSGGLDFEGFRLREGNLLGTGRAVGLFYREREVTRDYGMLYETPQLAGTRWDLRASGGRTRAGTFANQALAYPFVGEVGHWAGRQSFRREDRFFDYVDSSRGRERHVLAPVRDKAVDVAALTRFGRRGNLTLLGLGLSFQELTYPGPVELVRDDDFDDRVVADSALAARVQRQMEELHNLRAFLLLGQRNIWWVKRRGLDALQGQQDVRLGAEVELALGRALPGLERDDDLFSTLVIYTGLESGRSLVTGRLRLDGRRDLDAAPPSPEWEDVLAEAGLLGYWQPESLPRHTLVLLARGAGGWHTRAPFQLTLGGDLGVRGYGNERFPGGRRALFTLEDRVYIGWPLRDVLDLGTTVFLDLGRVWPGDAPFGRDSGWRSAAGFGLRGSFPAGGRTTYRIDFAVPLNGESGDGPRLLFSIGELLGLTGVFGTPQMLRSRQSSLSGDLFHFPN